One Azotosporobacter soli genomic region harbors:
- a CDS encoding gamma-glutamyl-gamma-aminobutyrate hydrolase family protein, which yields MGKKPVIGILSNLLITEQGMFPGMKRSYVNHDYVQAITLAGAIPVMLPVISDEEGIRQQLERVDGVLLSGGYDINPLYYGEEPCKELGFILPEVDEHQLAAVRIAVELGKPMLGICKGMQVLNVAFGGSLHQDLLQIPTSIKHSQKAQRHVASHTVQVMQDTILSSIFGKESILTNSFHHQAIKAVAPGFVVSGMTADGVVEAIETATAPFMLGVQWHPEMMAEKSTDMLNLFTRFVAASAAIS from the coding sequence GTGGGGAAGAAACCGGTTATAGGTATTTTGTCCAATTTGCTTATTACGGAGCAAGGCATGTTTCCCGGTATGAAACGAAGCTATGTGAATCATGATTATGTGCAGGCGATTACGCTGGCAGGAGCGATACCCGTCATGCTGCCGGTGATCAGTGATGAAGAAGGCATTCGGCAACAACTGGAGCGAGTGGATGGCGTTTTGCTGTCGGGCGGCTATGATATAAACCCGCTTTATTATGGCGAAGAACCCTGCAAAGAACTGGGCTTTATCTTGCCGGAAGTCGATGAGCACCAACTGGCCGCCGTGCGAATTGCTGTAGAGTTAGGCAAACCGATGCTCGGCATCTGCAAAGGAATGCAGGTGCTAAATGTGGCTTTTGGCGGAAGCTTGCATCAGGATTTGCTGCAAATTCCGACATCGATTAAGCACAGTCAAAAAGCGCAGCGTCATGTTGCTTCGCATACGGTTCAGGTGATGCAAGATACGATCCTGTCCAGTATTTTCGGCAAGGAGAGCATTCTGACGAATAGTTTTCATCATCAGGCGATTAAGGCTGTTGCGCCAGGCTTCGTTGTCAGCGGCATGACGGCAGACGGCGTCGTCGAAGCGATAGAGACGGCCACGGCTCCATTTATGCTGGGCGTTCAATGGCATCCGGAAATGATGGCGGAAAAGAGTACGGATATGTTGAACTTGTTTACGCGTTTTGTCGCCGCATCGGCAGCGATAAGCTGA
- the arsD gene encoding arsenite efflux transporter metallochaperone ArsD, which translates to MSKIEIFDPAMCCPTGLCGPGVDPDLLRVTTTLSNLTAKGVTVSRYGLSSEPQAFVDNKLVNEYLVKEDVQVLPITVVDGQVVKTKAYLTNEEFAKWSGVALEEIAPAPAKKKVFSCCGGDGCC; encoded by the coding sequence ATGAGTAAAATTGAAATTTTTGATCCGGCCATGTGTTGCCCGACGGGGTTATGCGGCCCGGGAGTCGATCCTGACTTGCTGCGCGTGACGACGACGCTAAGCAACTTGACTGCCAAAGGCGTCACGGTTTCACGCTATGGATTGTCTAGTGAACCGCAGGCGTTTGTCGATAATAAGCTCGTCAATGAATATCTGGTAAAAGAAGATGTTCAGGTTCTGCCGATCACCGTTGTTGACGGCCAAGTGGTAAAAACAAAAGCATATCTCACGAATGAAGAGTTTGCAAAATGGTCCGGCGTTGCACTGGAAGAAATAGCGCCGGCTCCGGCAAAGAAAAAAGTTTTTAGTTGCTGCGGCGGCGATGGCTGCTGCTAA
- the lpdA gene encoding dihydrolipoyl dehydrogenase: MNAIYEIVILGGGPAGYLAAIRAEQLGATVAIVEQDEFGGVCLNRGCIPTKALLRTVELAVLGRKGKEFGVTEQAPLVIWPTAHSRKERVIKSLRLGVEHLLKNDKIRVFRGRGSIVSPEEVKVEMLEDTAVLRCKKILVATGSASVRPAIPGAELAMTSDELLSLTETPTSLAIIGGGAIGLEFAQMFSGLGSKVTVLEMAEQVLPQEDAEMAGEVLKLLKRQGVQIQTAASVREIKPHEGGAVLTFAVGDKEVSLEASHVLLAAGRKPSVPAELIALGAAVSPSGALLVDERFETSIPGIYAAGDVTGGRLLAHKAYAEGKAAVENALGFSASLTPQTIPACVYIQPELATVGLNEGEAIAAGYEVRVGRFLFRNNGRALALGERDGLVKVVTDQKTQVILGAQILGAEATELISELTLAVALGLKADVLADLVHPHPTLSEAVMEACADAIGRAIHK; the protein is encoded by the coding sequence ATGAACGCGATCTATGAAATTGTGATTCTCGGCGGCGGACCAGCGGGCTATTTGGCGGCGATCCGTGCGGAGCAACTCGGAGCAACGGTTGCGATTGTCGAGCAGGATGAGTTCGGCGGCGTTTGCCTGAATCGCGGCTGTATTCCGACGAAAGCGTTGCTGCGCACGGTGGAACTGGCCGTACTCGGGCGCAAGGGAAAGGAATTCGGCGTGACGGAGCAAGCGCCGCTCGTAATCTGGCCGACCGCGCACAGCCGCAAAGAGCGGGTGATCAAGAGCCTGCGTCTGGGCGTGGAACATTTGTTGAAAAACGATAAGATTCGCGTCTTTCGCGGACGCGGCAGCATTGTCAGTCCAGAGGAAGTAAAAGTGGAAATGCTTGAAGATACCGCTGTCCTGCGCTGTAAAAAAATCCTTGTCGCGACAGGATCGGCTTCGGTACGTCCGGCTATTCCCGGCGCGGAGCTGGCCATGACAAGCGACGAATTGCTGTCGTTGACGGAAACGCCGACGAGTCTGGCGATTATCGGCGGCGGCGCGATCGGTCTTGAATTTGCCCAAATGTTCAGCGGCCTTGGAAGCAAGGTAACGGTGCTTGAAATGGCCGAACAGGTCTTGCCGCAGGAAGATGCCGAAATGGCGGGGGAAGTCCTGAAACTTTTGAAAAGGCAGGGCGTGCAAATACAGACTGCGGCAAGCGTCAGAGAAATAAAGCCGCACGAAGGCGGCGCGGTGCTGACGTTTGCTGTTGGCGACAAAGAAGTGTCTCTGGAGGCCAGCCATGTGCTGTTGGCTGCCGGTCGCAAACCGTCCGTGCCGGCGGAACTCATAGCGCTTGGCGCGGCGGTCTCTCCGTCAGGTGCGCTGCTGGTCGATGAACGTTTTGAGACCAGCATTCCCGGCATTTATGCGGCAGGCGACGTGACCGGCGGCCGACTTCTGGCGCATAAGGCGTATGCGGAAGGAAAAGCTGCAGTTGAAAATGCGTTGGGTTTTTCTGCTTCGCTTACGCCGCAGACGATCCCGGCCTGCGTTTACATCCAGCCGGAACTGGCAACGGTCGGTCTGAATGAAGGCGAAGCGATTGCGGCCGGATATGAGGTTCGCGTCGGTCGCTTCCTGTTTCGCAACAATGGACGCGCCTTGGCGCTGGGCGAACGCGACGGCTTGGTCAAAGTGGTGACCGATCAGAAGACGCAGGTCATCTTAGGCGCGCAAATTCTTGGCGCAGAGGCGACGGAACTGATTTCGGAACTGACGCTGGCGGTAGCGCTTGGACTGAAGGCGGACGTGCTGGCCGATCTGGTGCATCCGCACCCGACGCTCAGTGAAGCGGTAATGGAAGCCTGCGCCGATGCGATCGGCAGGGCTATTCATAAATAA
- a CDS encoding APC family permease has protein sequence MSDNNKKKFGFWSIVLLGINSVIGSGIFLLPGKAMDLVGPGSIFVYVFMAFVTMAIALCYAECSSKFNRYGSSYVYAREAFGEFVGFQVGIMGWATGIIGWAVMAVGFVTALSAVWPAAMQEPYRTILIVGIQGGLGILNLFGVKVMKYTSNLVTVGKLVPLVLFILCGIFFIKGSNFEPLFLPDVGTESIGAASLVIFYAFTGFAAMASAAPDMENPQKNIPRAILVVMGSVSVVYFLVQTVCVGVMGPALAKSSAPVAQAAGVFFGSYGMWLVTIGSLVSIGGINVSTSFVAPRAGVSMAEDGLLPRKLGEMSRFGTPYMSIIITVMLTMPLALTGSFIQLVAISMISRFAQYMSTCLAVLVLRKKRPDLTGTFRIPFGPVVPFAAVCITLWMATKTTATQLIWGLGALGIGVVVFAAMKYFVKKESDVKEVLENQLD, from the coding sequence ATGTCAGATAATAACAAGAAAAAATTCGGGTTCTGGAGTATCGTATTATTAGGCATCAACAGTGTGATCGGCTCAGGGATATTCTTGTTGCCGGGCAAGGCGATGGATCTGGTTGGACCGGGAAGTATTTTTGTTTACGTGTTTATGGCGTTTGTCACGATGGCGATTGCCTTATGCTATGCGGAGTGTTCCAGCAAATTTAACCGCTATGGCTCTTCCTATGTTTATGCACGGGAAGCGTTCGGCGAATTTGTCGGCTTTCAGGTGGGCATCATGGGCTGGGCTACCGGCATCATTGGCTGGGCGGTCATGGCCGTTGGCTTCGTTACCGCGTTGAGCGCGGTCTGGCCGGCTGCGATGCAAGAGCCGTATCGCACCATTCTTATTGTCGGCATTCAGGGTGGTCTGGGAATCTTAAATTTATTCGGCGTCAAGGTAATGAAATATACCAGCAATTTGGTGACAGTCGGCAAATTAGTACCGTTGGTGCTCTTTATTCTTTGCGGCATATTCTTTATCAAAGGCAGCAACTTTGAACCGCTGTTTTTGCCGGACGTTGGTACGGAAAGCATTGGCGCGGCGTCTCTTGTGATCTTCTATGCTTTTACTGGATTTGCGGCTATGGCCAGTGCGGCGCCCGATATGGAAAATCCGCAAAAGAACATACCGCGCGCGATTTTGGTGGTTATGGGATCGGTTTCCGTCGTATACTTTTTAGTTCAAACGGTTTGCGTCGGCGTAATGGGACCGGCTCTGGCGAAAAGCAGTGCGCCGGTTGCGCAGGCAGCCGGGGTATTCTTCGGTTCGTACGGCATGTGGTTGGTTACAATCGGAAGTCTGGTTTCCATCGGCGGCATCAACGTTTCTACGTCCTTTGTCGCGCCGCGCGCCGGCGTCTCTATGGCGGAGGACGGGCTGCTGCCGCGCAAACTGGGAGAAATGAGCCGTTTCGGCACGCCGTATATGTCGATTATCATCACGGTGATGCTGACGATGCCGCTCGCGTTGACAGGCTCGTTTATCCAACTGGTCGCCATCAGTATGATTTCGCGTTTTGCGCAGTATATGTCGACGTGTTTAGCGGTCCTCGTATTACGTAAAAAGCGGCCTGATTTAACCGGAACGTTTAGAATTCCGTTTGGCCCTGTCGTCCCATTTGCCGCGGTTTGCATTACGCTATGGATGGCGACAAAAACGACAGCGACGCAATTGATTTGGGGTTTGGGAGCGCTGGGCATCGGCGTTGTCGTGTTTGCGGCGATGAAGTATTTTGTCAAAAAAGAGAGCGATGTAAAAGAGGTACTGGAAAATCAGTTGGATTAA
- a CDS encoding putative zinc-binding protein translates to MSEAREVKFGVVSCSGEECLGGTISRLATRKIMDEIQPDKTVTICLPLFLAGGQEERTFAKEFPTIAVDGCNKACARRAIEKYSGAVSAAILVSDLIGDEMAEGPALSTRDLTAEHQKMIDKTTLAISEEYDVLIKAEQVK, encoded by the coding sequence ATGAGTGAAGCACGAGAAGTTAAATTCGGCGTAGTGTCCTGCAGCGGCGAAGAATGTCTGGGCGGCACGATTTCGCGCCTGGCGACTCGCAAAATCATGGACGAAATCCAACCGGACAAAACGGTGACGATTTGCCTGCCGCTCTTTCTGGCCGGCGGGCAGGAAGAAAGAACGTTTGCCAAGGAGTTTCCGACGATTGCGGTTGACGGCTGCAATAAGGCTTGCGCCAGACGGGCAATCGAGAAATACAGCGGCGCGGTGAGCGCGGCGATTCTGGTTTCGGATTTGATCGGCGATGAAATGGCAGAGGGCCCGGCGCTGTCGACGCGCGATCTGACAGCGGAACATCAAAAGATGATTGACAAGACGACGCTTGCAATCAGTGAAGAATATGATGTGCTGATCAAAGCAGAACAAGTAAAATAA
- a CDS encoding dipeptidase, with the protein MISGRTFVKTAKAAALLVALQCGMGGAAQAATLTQEEALAVHKRATIVDTHNDTMMKVIDKNTWLPLVNIREATSFHIDIPKLEQGGLNVPFFAAYTAPYLSTDNKVDYTLTNSRILALISALHWTVNNNSDKMGLARSVAEVESLLQAKKIAAVASIEGAYSLKADNGIELLRQYNDLGVRAIVFTHNYSNDLGEGINNAYKDGTASQGGLTELGKTAVQEMNRLGMIIDVSHLNEATFWGVVQTTNAPIIASHSGAYALKDHVRNLKDDQIRAIAKTGGVVNIPYWKALIAAGEKVDCSQMVDHIDYVVKVAGVDHVGLGSDFDGAPMLSDLEDCSALPKITLELAKRGYTQSDIEKILGGNSLRVMKDVWHRADAKNRADAPVVTPALQMGEVIATPLPLLSAKIDAGKGATLKDAGIKVIIDGKIYKPAYNKATGVVQFQVTESLATNYHVVTFEAENDRGQVSREARTFYVQ; encoded by the coding sequence ATGATTTCCGGAAGAACGTTTGTCAAAACGGCCAAAGCGGCCGCTTTACTGGTGGCGCTGCAGTGCGGCATGGGCGGCGCGGCACAGGCGGCGACGCTTACGCAGGAGGAAGCGCTTGCCGTTCATAAGCGGGCGACGATCGTCGATACGCACAATGATACGATGATGAAGGTTATCGACAAGAATACCTGGCTGCCGCTCGTCAATATCAGGGAAGCTACGTCGTTTCATATTGATATACCCAAACTGGAGCAAGGCGGCCTGAACGTTCCGTTTTTTGCCGCGTATACGGCGCCTTATCTTAGCACGGACAATAAAGTGGATTATACATTGACCAACAGCCGGATTCTTGCACTGATCAGTGCACTGCATTGGACGGTAAACAACAATAGCGATAAAATGGGCCTGGCCCGTTCTGTGGCCGAGGTTGAAAGTTTGCTGCAGGCGAAAAAGATTGCAGCAGTGGCGAGCATCGAAGGCGCGTACTCGCTCAAGGCGGATAACGGTATCGAACTGCTTCGCCAGTATAACGACCTGGGCGTACGGGCGATTGTTTTTACGCATAACTATTCCAATGACTTGGGCGAGGGCATAAATAATGCGTACAAGGATGGCACAGCTTCGCAGGGCGGTCTGACCGAACTCGGTAAAACGGCAGTGCAGGAAATGAATCGCCTGGGTATGATCATCGACGTATCGCATTTGAATGAAGCCACGTTTTGGGGCGTTGTGCAAACGACGAACGCTCCGATCATTGCCAGCCATTCCGGCGCTTATGCGCTAAAGGATCATGTGAGAAATCTGAAGGATGATCAAATTCGCGCGATCGCAAAAACGGGCGGCGTCGTCAATATTCCATATTGGAAGGCTTTAATTGCCGCCGGTGAAAAAGTGGATTGTAGCCAGATGGTCGATCACATTGATTATGTGGTAAAAGTGGCCGGCGTGGATCATGTGGGCCTCGGTTCCGATTTCGACGGTGCGCCGATGCTGAGCGACCTCGAAGATTGCTCGGCCTTGCCCAAAATCACACTGGAGTTGGCCAAACGCGGCTATACGCAAAGTGATATCGAAAAAATCCTCGGCGGAAATTCGCTGCGGGTGATGAAAGACGTATGGCATCGGGCGGACGCAAAAAATAGAGCAGACGCTCCTGTCGTTACGCCTGCCCTTCAAATGGGCGAAGTGATTGCCACTCCCTTGCCGCTCTTGAGCGCAAAAATAGATGCGGGTAAGGGAGCGACGTTGAAAGATGCCGGGATCAAAGTCATCATAGACGGCAAAATCTATAAACCGGCTTACAATAAGGCAACAGGCGTTGTACAGTTCCAGGTGACGGAATCGTTAGCGACGAATTACCATGTCGTAACCTTTGAAGCGGAAAATGACCGTGGGCAGGTAAGCCGTGAGGCGAGAACATTTTACGTGCAATAA
- a CDS encoding lipoate--protein ligase, which produces MLHILNASNDPCFNLALEEYYLKQTNFTQDLVILWRNRPTVVIGRNQNLAVEINDAFIAEKDIRVVRRLSGGGAVYHDLGNLNFSFITAAPAISRDAFARLTLPVLDALASFGVEAEFTGRNDLTISGQKFSGNAQYFHQGRLLHHGTLLFDSDLTVLSQALSGSESKHTRRAVPSVRSAVTTIRPHLPLGTTAAEFEAALLDAIFSRSKKPYQQYSPSPSELQAIEALARDRYRTRAWTYGSLPHFNHCVKRTFSGGTVEVLLDIKNETIVTCKICGDFFVSGEISDLETALCGVARTQEEIRGVLFPWLQEHPIDNITAQEVLGCFFTL; this is translated from the coding sequence ATGCTGCATATTCTGAATGCTTCGAACGACCCTTGCTTCAACCTGGCCTTGGAAGAATACTATCTAAAGCAAACAAATTTCACGCAAGACCTCGTCATCTTATGGCGCAACCGCCCGACCGTCGTCATCGGACGCAACCAAAACCTTGCAGTCGAAATCAACGATGCGTTCATTGCCGAAAAGGACATCCGGGTTGTTCGCCGCCTTTCCGGCGGCGGCGCGGTTTACCATGATCTTGGCAATCTGAACTTCAGCTTTATCACCGCCGCTCCGGCCATCAGCCGGGATGCCTTCGCCCGTCTGACATTGCCAGTCCTTGACGCGCTGGCATCATTCGGCGTAGAGGCCGAATTCACCGGCCGTAACGATCTGACGATCAGCGGACAAAAATTTTCCGGCAACGCCCAGTATTTCCATCAAGGTCGCCTGCTGCACCATGGCACGTTGCTCTTCGACAGCGATCTGACCGTCCTGTCGCAAGCGCTCTCCGGCTCCGAATCGAAACACACCCGCCGCGCCGTCCCCTCGGTACGCAGCGCGGTGACGACGATCCGTCCCCATCTGCCGCTCGGCACGACAGCGGCGGAATTTGAAGCCGCCTTGCTCGACGCGATCTTCAGCCGCTCCAAGAAACCCTATCAACAATACAGCCCTTCGCCAAGCGAGCTGCAGGCGATCGAAGCGCTCGCGCGCGATCGCTACCGAACGCGCGCCTGGACCTATGGCTCGTTGCCGCATTTTAACCACTGCGTCAAACGCACTTTTAGCGGCGGCACCGTTGAAGTCTTGCTCGATATCAAAAATGAAACGATCGTCACCTGCAAAATATGCGGCGATTTTTTCGTCTCCGGTGAAATCAGCGACTTGGAAACTGCACTGTGCGGCGTTGCCCGGACGCAGGAAGAAATACGCGGCGTTCTTTTCCCCTGGCTGCAAGAACACCCGATCGACAACATTACGGCGCAAGAGGTACTGGGTTGCTTCTTTACCTTATAA
- the gcvH gene encoding glycine cleavage system protein GcvH has protein sequence MSSKYAVLPCNGLDKCAGQITKEIALAICEKTESDLICPVLYQVAESKYDTSVKENPLLVIDGCGMRCASKLAAAKNLKIQKKMTVSAEAKERGCVLPTDTLRLSEAERKLAVELAAELSKETETAKEDSGAETVYQTPNDFAVYTRDKFIFRVPTEGFYFTENDCWLQVSGNRARIGVTDYVQQSLSDIMFFTPPNLDSELEQFDEAGVIESGKAVFEVICPVSGKVVAVNAELASAPEFINQSPYEKGWIAELELTNFAEEVDFLLTTEGYMKILKKKVDDFHVK, from the coding sequence ATGAGTAGCAAGTATGCGGTGCTGCCCTGCAACGGACTCGATAAGTGCGCCGGACAAATCACGAAGGAAATTGCGCTTGCCATCTGCGAAAAGACGGAAAGCGATTTGATTTGCCCGGTGCTCTATCAGGTGGCGGAGAGCAAATATGATACAAGCGTCAAAGAAAACCCGCTGCTTGTTATCGACGGCTGCGGCATGCGCTGCGCCAGCAAGCTGGCTGCAGCAAAAAACCTGAAGATCCAAAAAAAAATGACCGTCAGCGCAGAAGCGAAAGAGCGCGGCTGCGTTTTGCCGACAGACACGCTTCGTCTGAGCGAAGCAGAACGGAAACTGGCCGTTGAACTGGCAGCAGAACTGAGCAAAGAAACGGAAACGGCAAAAGAAGACAGCGGCGCAGAAACGGTTTATCAGACGCCGAATGATTTTGCGGTTTATACGAGAGACAAGTTCATCTTTCGCGTGCCGACCGAAGGTTTTTATTTTACGGAAAACGATTGCTGGCTGCAGGTCAGCGGCAACCGGGCGCGGATCGGCGTGACCGATTATGTGCAGCAAAGTTTGTCGGATATCATGTTCTTCACGCCGCCGAATCTTGATAGCGAGTTAGAACAGTTTGACGAGGCGGGCGTCATCGAATCCGGCAAAGCGGTTTTTGAAGTCATCTGCCCGGTCAGCGGCAAAGTCGTCGCAGTGAATGCGGAACTGGCCAGCGCGCCGGAGTTTATCAATCAGAGTCCTTATGAAAAAGGCTGGATCGCCGAACTGGAGCTGACGAATTTTGCCGAGGAAGTGGATTTTCTATTGACGACCGAGGGTTACATGAAGATTCTGAAGAAAAAGGTGGATGATTTTCATGTCAAATAA
- the arsA gene encoding arsenical pump-driving ATPase, whose amino-acid sequence MYNQFNPDEITLTKYLFFTGKGGVGKTSTACATAAVLADQGKKVLLVSTDPASNLQDVFGIELNSKGTAIQEIPNLVVANLNPEQAAAEYKESVIAPYRGKLPPSVLKNMEEQLSGSCTVEIAAFNEFSNFITDAKTQQDYDHILFDTAPTGHTLRMLQLPSAWSNFISESTHGASCLGQLSGLESKKEVYKNAVATLADGKLTTLVLVSRPEFSPLQEAERAAGELKEIGVMNQILVVNGVLEMDIEDDDIADQLYEKQQAALAEMPLGLQDVATYTIPLRAYNVAGIKSIRMLLKEDYIETDKHKLHKTTLPKIKALIDDLHRTGKRVIFTMGKGGVGKTTLAAAIALGLAEKGAKVHLTTTDPADHLKFVVEEGNGITISKIDEKVELQKYTEEVLATARETMKEEDVAYVEEDLRSPCTQEIAVFRAFAEIVDKADNEVVVIDTAPTGHTLLLLDATQSYHKEIQRSQGDIPESVKKLLPRLRDEQETEVVIVTLPEATPVYEAMRLQEDLQRAGITNKWWVINSSLLMTNTQSPLLKAKSLSEVPWINKIDTISQGNFAVIPWQGEEIKAEKLKQLIQ is encoded by the coding sequence ATGTATAATCAATTTAATCCAGATGAAATAACATTAACAAAATATCTGTTTTTCACCGGCAAAGGCGGCGTCGGCAAAACCTCAACCGCTTGCGCCACTGCTGCCGTCCTGGCGGATCAGGGAAAAAAAGTGCTATTGGTCAGTACCGATCCGGCATCCAACCTACAAGATGTGTTCGGCATTGAGCTGAACAGCAAAGGAACAGCGATTCAGGAAATTCCGAATCTGGTCGTGGCCAATCTTAACCCGGAGCAGGCTGCGGCAGAATATAAGGAATCGGTGATTGCACCTTACCGCGGCAAGTTGCCGCCGAGCGTGCTGAAAAACATGGAAGAGCAGCTGTCCGGTTCCTGCACGGTAGAGATTGCGGCGTTCAACGAGTTTTCCAATTTCATCACCGATGCGAAAACGCAGCAGGACTACGATCATATCCTATTTGACACCGCACCGACCGGACACACGCTCAGAATGCTGCAGCTGCCGTCGGCCTGGAGCAACTTTATCAGCGAAAGCACGCACGGCGCTTCGTGCCTGGGGCAACTTTCGGGCCTTGAAAGCAAGAAAGAAGTCTATAAAAATGCGGTAGCCACATTGGCAGACGGAAAGCTGACTACGTTAGTGCTGGTGTCGCGACCTGAGTTTTCGCCGCTGCAGGAAGCGGAACGCGCGGCAGGTGAGTTGAAAGAAATCGGCGTCATGAATCAAATTTTGGTAGTAAACGGCGTTTTGGAAATGGATATTGAAGACGATGACATTGCCGATCAACTGTATGAAAAACAGCAGGCGGCTTTAGCTGAAATGCCGCTTGGTTTGCAAGATGTTGCTACCTATACGATTCCGCTTCGCGCCTATAACGTGGCCGGAATCAAGAGCATCCGCATGCTGCTGAAAGAAGACTACATTGAAACCGATAAGCACAAACTGCACAAGACTACACTGCCGAAGATCAAAGCTTTGATTGACGACCTGCATCGCACCGGCAAACGCGTCATCTTTACGATGGGCAAAGGCGGCGTCGGCAAGACGACTTTGGCGGCAGCGATCGCCTTGGGACTGGCGGAAAAAGGCGCTAAAGTGCATCTGACTACGACCGATCCGGCGGATCATTTGAAATTCGTAGTCGAAGAGGGCAATGGCATCACGATCAGCAAGATCGATGAAAAAGTCGAGCTGCAAAAATATACCGAGGAAGTATTGGCGACAGCGAGAGAGACGATGAAAGAAGAGGATGTCGCCTATGTGGAAGAAGATCTGCGCTCGCCTTGCACACAGGAGATTGCGGTCTTTAGGGCTTTCGCCGAAATTGTCGACAAGGCCGACAACGAAGTTGTCGTTATTGATACCGCACCGACCGGACATACGCTGCTGCTGCTCGATGCGACGCAAAGCTACCATAAGGAAATCCAGCGCTCGCAAGGCGATATCCCGGAGTCGGTGAAAAAATTGCTGCCGCGCCTGCGTGATGAACAGGAAACCGAAGTCGTCATCGTGACGTTGCCGGAAGCGACGCCGGTCTATGAAGCGATGCGCTTGCAGGAAGATTTGCAACGGGCCGGCATCACTAACAAATGGTGGGTCATTAATTCGAGTTTGTTGATGACGAACACGCAAAGCCCGCTCTTAAAAGCGAAATCATTGAGTGAAGTGCCTTGGATCAACAAGATCGACACCATATCCCAAGGAAACTTTGCCGTCATTCCCTGGCAAGGGGAAGAAATCAAGGCAGAAAAACTCAAACAATTGATTCAATAA
- a CDS encoding ferredoxin family protein: MSEETFMGVARDKIDWKPTIDYSKCDYCMECFDFCPHKVYEKRENEEKKLVVANPNNCVVFCRACGKTCGPDALTFPNKADVSKHIKEIRGGGEGHE; encoded by the coding sequence ATGAGCGAAGAAACTTTCATGGGCGTAGCGCGTGACAAGATTGACTGGAAACCGACGATCGATTATTCAAAATGCGACTACTGCATGGAATGCTTTGACTTTTGTCCGCATAAAGTCTATGAGAAGCGTGAAAATGAAGAAAAGAAATTAGTCGTCGCCAATCCGAACAATTGCGTCGTTTTTTGCCGCGCCTGCGGCAAGACCTGCGGCCCGGACGCGCTGACGTTCCCGAACAAAGCGGACGTATCGAAGCATATCAAGGAGATTCGCGGCGGGGGTGAGGGGCATGAGTAG
- a CDS encoding putative zinc-binding protein, translating to MSNNSKVKIIPCSGMGKVYGLMSREATLQTVTKLCPEQAETICLAYLVTGDKEAKMRIAEQPCLTIDGCPMLCAAKSVAAMGGDVKERFKVLDVVKEHRGVQPGTATALTEGGWTIVDDIAARLEAKVREVAGEGR from the coding sequence ATGTCAAATAACAGCAAAGTCAAGATCATACCCTGCAGCGGCATGGGCAAAGTGTATGGCCTGATGTCAAGGGAAGCCACGCTGCAGACAGTGACGAAGCTTTGCCCGGAGCAAGCGGAGACGATTTGCCTGGCCTATCTCGTCACCGGGGATAAGGAAGCGAAAATGCGCATTGCTGAGCAGCCTTGTCTGACGATCGACGGCTGTCCGATGCTTTGCGCGGCGAAAAGCGTTGCTGCAATGGGCGGCGATGTCAAAGAACGGTTTAAGGTTCTCGACGTCGTCAAGGAACATAGAGGCGTGCAGCCGGGTACCGCTACGGCACTGACCGAAGGCGGCTGGACGATCGTGGACGACATCGCGGCCAGACTGGAAGCCAAGGTGCGCGAAGTGGCAGGAGAGGGGCGATAG